From the Helianthus annuus cultivar XRQ/B chromosome 17, HanXRQr2.0-SUNRISE, whole genome shotgun sequence genome, the window TGgtagcctaggcgcaaaaatgggctttttttgaaaaaacgCTGCTGAGGCGCCAAAAAGCGTgcgcctaggcgcaaaaatggTGTGCTGAGGCGCAGCATAAGCAGAAAACAAAAGGCAACGCACAAAAAAAGAAACCGAGCACGTGCAAAAACGGCCTCACGCGGGGCCCGGGTTTTCAGAGCTGCATTCGTGTGGGCACGCACGAGTTCAACCAAAGTATTTACCACCTTTTGAGACTTTACAATGGAGTAGTAAAGGCTTTACCTTATAAACAACTTTTGCTACTAACTATTAGCTACATGATCTTAAATGgcatatataatagtttttttttttttaattttatatgtggaatcttatttattttcaaagcagaacatattttttatatttttttttctctatgtgcgcttttcttaaaaaagctcacgctttttttgcgccttgcgcctaggctccgggcgaggccgatgcgcctcgcctgcgccttgcgtctttgacaacatagaGTATAATATTCTTTTCCTAATACATAATATAGTTTAACTTTTTTTCATCTGTAAATTGATGAAAAATAAAGGTGGCAAACCTATACAACTGAGAATGGAACATCATTTGTCATTAACAAATGAACTCATTCTGGCATCATACACTAAACCACACACCATAACAAAACGTTTTGTAATAGAGAAAATGCTGCTAATAATGTTATCAGTGGCGGACCGCGGACCAATGATCTTTTTCCTTTTcctgggggtgcggaacatttctAAAGATTTTAGGCCGCCCCTAGCTAtatgaaaaaataaaattatattagGGTTGGATCGGGTTTGGTcgtgtaaaacaaaagaacatttttaaagattttaggcctCTTTCGTCTTGAGAAATCGTTCCATAACAtccctactcatggttcctatcacaTATATAACAACAAAATTCATTTAAAACAACGCTTAACATTTTTTATATTACATTATATTGACCATGTGTTAAAGTTTTAACTATGAtgaggggttgtttggcaacttatgaatggttaagtgttgaggtctgaactattaagtgctgaaccagtaagaggtcagaaccattaagagccagtatgtATAATggttaaccattcagagacaaatgtctaaccaatttagattagaggtcttaaccatttagaggcaaatgtctgaaccattcaaacATCTGCTGGCGAAACAAacagtttgaaccattaagtgctgaacaaGTAAGAACCATTAAAAGCCccattaaaaggtaaacaaacagccctgAGACTAACTGGCAAACACATTCTGAATCACTTGGTAGTTTGGAAAATAACAGCAACAGTTGTGATATGCAGTTTAATTGGATCTACTATTGTAAAGGAAAACCTAAATAAAATGAAGCTGTAATGAGCACAAGGATAAGAATGAATGATGCATACCAGGAAAGAGAAAGGCCGCATGGGTAGGGTTGGGATGGTTGTCATGGAGAGAGTCAAGAAGAGGCGAATGACCGTGACGCAAGCGACGGCCAATTAGGGTTTGGCAGTTTGTGAGGCATTTATTGAGGAGGGGCACTGTAGCAAGCGGGTGGCGTTGTTCGTGTGGGTGCTGCAGGATTACGATCTGCGTGCTGGTGGAGAGTGATTCACCCGGGATAAAGTCGCATAGGCACACGCTCGCCGGCCGCTCACACCCCAAGCAAATTCTCCTCCCTCTCTCTGCCTCCTCCATCACAACTCAAAATCAGAAAACGGAACAAGtatactttttattattattacttggTAGATTATAACCCGTTACATATTTagtttactaggttataacccgtgtgTTATCATAactataatattatataaaaaatatgtttataatacgatctaagtatatataatataaagtAATATGCAGATGAAATACGAAATAAATATTAGAGTTTGTATAGTCATTCATAATAATATGATATGTTATTTGTTTTAGGATTTGTCACAGGAACTTAAAATTTTGTACCACTATTAATATTTGTTGTGACATTTTCTTATTTAAAGGTAATGCGTCTGATTTTATCTGATAATATATTATTCAGAAGGATTAATGTTggcataatattatattttttaccaTCTAAATATAGTTTTCTCACTTTTGCTATCACCAACGTTAATATAAGGTATGCTCGTATTCAAAGCTATAAACCAATATGAATTGTACGAAATAATTACTTTTATCACAATTAGTAAGGAAACCAATAAAAACTATTGATAATGTAATATGTCTTATACCATTTGAAAAGTCTGAAAAGGAACTTCTAGACAGATAAAAGTAATGTAAATGAATAGACAAAAATTGAATCAATAAAACCAATTAACTATAGTTGAGAAAATACTATGTATAGTGTAATACTTTACATGTACAATTGAACCAATGAAACATATATATAAGTGAAAAAAAAAGACATGAGACTTTATACGAcatctaaaattaaaaaaaaaaaaaaaggttatgaCATTCCGAATGTAAAGATACCTTTCACACACCTCTACATCTTAGTTACAGTAAGAAAAAATATGTATGTTAAGAGTTTACCTTGTTTTAAAACACATATATCTAGaattttttaaaataatttaaaaaattcTCATTTGATTAAAGGGGAATAAATTATTACTTATTTGACATGGTAAACTTATCAAGTTTTACCATATCGGTTTCGTACGACACATAAAGCGCTTTTAATGCTAGAATGTATTGCAACAATTCTTTAGAGTTGGAATTGAACTTTAAGAAGTAACATGTTTGAATTTCCAAgttcttagagcattcacatccattccactaTATTTTTACCCTATATTACACCAAAAATCActatattttctctctcattttcaattaaataatatttttatacctttatcattacgttttctctctcctctactcacaaccactttcaaaatatattaaaaaattatagggggtgaacagtgtcccctcaaatatacagatgaacagtaacattttctctctcctccactaacaaccactttttatatactttttatgttataaaaacttcactcacatattttgatggaatggatgtgaatgctagATGGCAAATTtgccaaaccacattccattatcTTTAACAAAATTACAATTATTCCAATTATTTTGTTTGACATATATATTGTCAATTAAGTTGATCAACGATTACAATTTGTTCTAAAGTTTCGGTTCCATCAAATTTTAATTCAATAATTACAATTATTCAATTtggatatataaaaaaaagaaatgCACCTTAAACTCGTAAGAGTTGGTTTTTAAGAGTTGTACAACACATAATTTGTTTCAATTAAAAGAATTGTTAGTTATTTGATTAGAATTTTAGACTTTAGATTTACAATCAAGataaaattctaatataatatttaaatctttttaatttgaaatttaaaatttatctataaattatGAATGTCTcgttgaatgacatgtgtccaaaaccaggtttcttttattatatagtatagataccGGCACGATGCGACAAGAGCCACATATCATATTGCGATACTcgttttttagttttttattcatataatatttacTAGTAGGAAACTCACGTGATGCTGCGAGGTAggaatgagcaaatggtaccgggtactGAATTTGTCGAATCGGGTACATTTTCGGTATCAACTTTTGACATTTTCTACCGGTATTTACTGGTTTTTACTCTCAAATACCGGCATTGAACCGTATACCAGACATATTCGGtatcggtacccacttttgagaATTTATGGTACCAGTATATCCAGTACCGGTACctgttggtaccgagctcatcctaCTGCAAAGTCGACAATTTGGGAATGTGTTAATTTGTCCAAGATTAGACAAAATGAAAGGGACCCAAACTATATTTCTATGCATAagactagggatgagcaaatggtacccggTATCGAACTGGTACCAGTATTGAATTTATCGAACCAggtacattttcggtaccgacttttgacattttcggtaccggtccaGTACGGTACCTGTATTTActggtttttaccctcaaataccggtaccgtaccgggtatatttGGTACCAATACCTACTTTTAGAGATTTTCGATACCGGTACTTTCGGTTTTGGTATCGGTTCGATACCGGTCAATATCGAGCTCATCCCTACATAGGACATCCTAAAGGAATGTTGGGGATTTGCTTATTTAAGCACCTTATGATTAATAATTAAAGAGATTTTAACATGGAGCGGGTTGGATCAGATCGGGGTGGGTTGGGTTGGGTCaatttcaattttcaaacaatcaaaccctaTTTTTCCTAACTTCCTATCACATTAACATAAAAAATCTcataagtaaagtaacaacaaaAAACTATCAAAGTTCCAACTCTCCCTACTTCTATTTCTCCTAATcattaaataaaacaacaaaaaaacttATCTAAAACATAGCTTGGTCTTTAATTAAAAGAATCCGACAAAAAAAATGGTTCAACCCTTTTCCTCTTGTGAAATTGGGCCATAACTTCCCACTCATGGTTATTATTACATATAAATCGCTCTATAAGTttataaaacaacactaaacacttaaacaaactAAACAATCTTGTTTAACCAATACCATAGtccataattttcaattttaattttcaaacattcaaactctagttttaaatgttgattagtaatcatttaaacaaataaaGCTTAAAATAAAACAACTAAATCATTAACTAAAAGTCTAAAAcaactaaaaaaacataaaaaaagatcaaactcttatACATCTGTATTTTTCTCCTAATCACCACATAAAAACAACAGATGACAATCTATAAAGAAAGGATACCCGTTCTAAATTGGAATTCCGGTGTAATAATGTTCGAAACAAccagaattttgaattttccGGCCAAAAAACTCGTCCAGTCGTGAATTGCTGAAGACTGTAGTCGTTGGGcgtctttttttttttggcgtgGGATTTGGAATTCGAATAGGTCATGGCTAggttgatttgggttattttatttagttcaaaaTCTCTGGGTTGGGTTTGGGCTTGGATAGTTAGGTTAATAAAATTAGATTGTAGATTGGGTTAAAGTAAAGTGAATAAGTGATTAAGGAATAATTACATAAATTGTGTTATATACtcatatattaataataattagtgtttaattttttttataaattcataataTTTTTTTCTAAAGGGGccggttgaaaattttcaaagggTGCGGTTGAAAAAATCCAAGACGTGCGGTTGGGATTTTCAATGAAAACTAGCactaaaaactttttttttcaaagggTGCCGCCCACTCACGATTGTGGATAGGTCCGCCAATGATTATGTCATAAAGTTATTTTAGTTGATTGTTTATGGGTTATCGTCCATGTTTTAACGTAAATCATAAGATTTTATTTTTGGTCAATTGCTCATTATAATTCTACCAGTTGAATATTCTCCTGGTTATCCTTGTTTGTGCACACGTATATTTTTGTAATATGAGAAGCTTAGATAGAATATTTCAACAATGTTGAAGATAAAAAGTAAGTAAAATCGAACTTGAATACTTCAGTCGACTAGTTTGTAGGTTATTTCCTGGAGGATCTATTAACAATTTTGAAAACTAAAGCTAATTCTATTTTCTTCTGAATTTATTACGAAGAAGATAAggaaaaataaacataaatgcACATTTCCATCACCATCAACAACTAAACATGACGAGGCTTGAGTTGTATATATGGTCAATGTTTAGTCCTTTATAGTTATCAAACTCCTATTTACTACTTACAGATTTTGCAATGATTCATATCGGTAATCAATGAGACAAAAAGGGGTTGGGTAAAGACGCACCAAATGATCTCATATGGTTATTTTTTAAGAAGAATTGTGTTTTCAGAAAATTCATTTGGTCAAAACTCAAAAATAAATTGTTCGATAAGTCGAGTCCATTGACTTCACGCGTCTCTAATATTTTAACATATCTAGATGTTAAATTGTTCTAAAATTTGTTCACAATTTAGACGAGTACTTTAATTTTTTAGACATCGAATTAAACTAAATGTTAACATGTATTATAGTAATTATTTTGACCGCACCGTTTACGGTATGCGCGTATGGGCGTTCgaagggcaaaagtgaaagtgcattAATTTTAACGGCATTTTACTAATTTCTTGAAAATAACGTTGAAAGAGATGAggattaatcatgcatcatgtggtgataTTGATAGCGGAAAGACAAAGGGTACATACACTAATTGGCATTTGTctcaattgttgagtgttataTGTGCCTTATGTTCTGCAAAACTACTATCAAGTTGAGTGGTCTCACTGGAAGTAATCTCTCTATTTCTACGAGGTAGAAACAAAACTTTCTACATTTTAATTTTCTCAGACCCTAATGGTGATTATGATGTTGATGAAATTATAGTAATTATTTTCTATAATAGAAGTGTTTGTCCCATGAGAAACAAAATTCAATAGATATCACTATAAACAtcctaaattaaataataaaGCATAAAGCATTTGGTAATAAGAGAAAGTATTAGTTTCTCACACGTGCAACGCATAAAACTAACGAAGCATTGTAAATTAGCCAAACCCATACATATCTcatcatttttatttttcttattcaaaacaaaataacaaaaaacaaCACATAATTGAAGATGCATGAAGCTacaaattatattttattttattttatgccACCATATATGATGCCACTACAACTGATCAGGCTAATATATATAAGACtgcccgtagtggggcgttttttttaaaaaaaattgcattataacgcccaaaaacgcccaaacccccattacatggggcgttttggggcgttttttttgaaaaaaaatcctCCTGGCGTGATTATTAAAACGCCATTTTGCTTGGTTGGAGGTTTGACTTATGTTTGACCCACCAATAAGAAAtaactttgttttgttttttttttttttttaaggattgaatggggcattatgggggcgttatacccactacaccacttttgctataatgcccccttgctgactaggacgccacatggcgcaaaacgccccatggtgggggcattatagtgTTTAACCATTACGCATGGTCTAACAATAACATCTTTACATTTTTTCCTAGGGTTGGATTGGATATAccagaaagaaagaaagaaataagTTATCAATCATTTTAACGAGAGTAGATTTGCATTTGTGTCAGAATATTCTCAAAGTTATCAGTAGATTTCTCGATTGGATGTGAGTGCACTCCTTCGTATGTTGTCACCACAACTCCGTCGTCATGTGATAGTCGTTGAACTTGCTTCTTCACATTGCACCCTTGATGCGTACAACGATAGTAGTTCCTGTATACACAAGTTTAATTTAAGTAAGTTAATAAGCCTGTTTTATTATTAAAAATTCTAAACTAATTGTTAtcaaatattattattaataataataaccaagtatatatatttctaatTTCTAGCATTGTGTAACCATCACAAGTGAATGAAAATGTTAACTAGGACCGTCCAAGGAAGTATTTACTAATGCAAGACCATTTTTATGCCACAATTATTATATTTGTTACGTATATTACAGGATAAAGGAagaatagtattttactaatgcAAAATCATCTTTAAGccacaagtattatatacatacatgcatgATGCATGTATATTTGGTCATATTAAACAGAGCATTTATATTTTTCATGTGTTAAATATTTAAGAAAAATATTTGAAGAAAAATAGACCTAGCATGTTTCACATAAACAACTAATCAGACCAATAAAATCAACTCCACAACAAAATAACCTATATTATTAGTATATGAAAGAAAAATCCATCAAATGTATGTCATGTGTTCAAGTAATTTCTAACAATAAAACCGATTATAATTTGGTAGGAtcatatataattttatatttaacaattaaagaaaataaatacGATGCAGAAAATAAATATGAATTATACCTAGGAAACTTATTATTCTTGACAGCCTTTTGACCATACTTCCTCCATCTATAACCATCGTCAAGAATATCAACTTGACTCCTGGTTTGAAAAGCATGTTTAGGTTTTTTAACCTTCTTCTCCGGTTTTCTAACATTAACCTTTCCTGACACCGTCTTCAGCTCGTCACCACCGCCGTCGGTCACCGAACCGCTGCCCGGCCCGGCCATCTGTTCGTAACTAGCATGATTGTTGTTCAACATGTTTAATGATAAATATGAAGAAGTAATAGcagctgatgatgatgatggtgaagatgatgagtAAGAAAAAATTTCACCACTTGGGTCGTTcatttttttagagagagagtgtTAGAGGAGAGAGAAGGGAGTACCGGCGGCTGAGCAATGGTGGTAGAAGAGAATTGTGAAGAAGGATTAATGGTGGGTCAATTTGCTTATATTGAACAAAGGTGGGGCGGCTATCATGCTAAAAGACAAATAACATCATCTTTCTTGGTCACATGAATTGAAAAAAAATTGTAACCTGTTGGAAACTTGTTTAGATTGACATATTAAAATTGTTATTTTTGACACATTACACTTATGGCCTGTGGTACATCTTAACCGTGTTAAAGAACCACGTTTATGCATAAGTTTATAGTTTAAACATTTGGCTAGGGACATACCCTTACCACCTATTTTTGGGaatttatctatactatattataatgcatgagagaggggcattttaagatacccaaaaaataagaatttttccccctctttatttatagaaagacccctaaaatgagggtactttggtcttttaaacattatttatttttagCCCCTAAAATTATTACCCTTAAATCCCTaagattttaacaaaattatagataattagttacaattcacccctccataacaaacttataattttttacgtattcttgacatatcttataaactatactgtttaaaaaaatccaaagatagcatgacgacctacacatttttgtcgacgtttcggtagttgtcttgttcaatatcgacgcacGGACTAAAAGGTACAAGTCGATTATGcgttaatgtacaagtaattaatacttGTGATCTAATGTGCCTAATCTACAAAGATGGGCTCCActatgcaaacaaaaacaaaaagaattaaaagtaccgtaacataaaatgaagatattttctgtcacattttattttattaaaactgcataatatctatacttagatatatctttagatatatattataaaaacttaaaactaaccaCAAAAAACTTCCTAAATAAAAGGGGTGacaaatctaaaattaaaccctaatgcaCTTTTATAGTTACTACTATAAAAATAGCAGGACACTCCtatatctattgctaaacaaagttaaaaaaaaatggaTCCAATTCTGAATTCAAAATTGCGAATGGTCAGTTTTGTTATATCGCAACGgtgaatattttttttcttttatttacttttctGTGAATgataacttatttgatttttcagattcaattgcatgatgaacatgccaatttaaacaacATATTTGTCGAACAAGAttctaaggtattgattttgctggcttttaagtattatttttgtgtatatctttcatattaacatgttcgttatgttattatatgtgtgttttgttgcaggatgatggtgataaaatTATTGATATTATTTCTTATGCTGCAATGTTTACTCCATACAAGTTTAATCTTCAATGTGAATTTAGTGAAGatgtaattttaaggtttatttaatcttttttaacttttgtattcaaTTTTTGTCATTTATAGGGATCGGAAGTTTGAGACTCAAAGGAAGAGATCCAAGAGACTCTCTTAATGGAAATGAAGTGAGGTTATTAATTTAGACGATTCTGAGGACAATGACAAAGAAGAGGAATTAGAAGATACTGTCGATTCAAGCACAAACCAGAAAATCCGATTAAAAATACGTTGAGTGTCAATTCAGAAGCGGAACAGATTTCATGCAGTCTAATATGAAatctatcaagtgtttttatatttttttttcattttcagttgttatgTTTGACCTAGACGTTttgaataaagtttattttatatttgaactttatctttggtgttaatataatgcagttattaaccatattaataaagttcaaaataaagttaatatcataaatttacaagtcaactgaacttatataagttaatatcgtaaagttgcaataaatagatattgcagttagatatagtcaaactgaaattataaaatattgcagttattcttggatattaatctaataatttgcatttcttaattaaaaagtaataaagtaataactttaaagctaaactaaaaaaATGAACctactatgatataaagttaataaaaaataattattttataaacatttttataacaagtaatataaataaaatactccagaaatttacaatctttactagataaattCTAAACTGGGTTGCAAATTTTTAagaattataagttcaactatattgttatagataatattagttagttctaaaagaattatttaccaacttgactagatacatagtagtagattgtgttgcatatttttagagattattagttaaaattagactcatatagataagattagttaggaactaaaaatttgaacttattatgatataaagttaataaagatataaactcttatcattctatttttttttataaaaacagttattgaaattttataaatatataaattttttatatttgtaa encodes:
- the LOC110939562 gene encoding probable WRKY transcription factor 75, which codes for MNDPSGEIFSYSSSSPSSSSAAITSSYLSLNMLNNNHASYEQMAGPGSGSVTDGGGDELKTVSGKVNVRKPEKKVKKPKHAFQTRSQVDILDDGYRWRKYGQKAVKNNKFPRNYYRCTHQGCNVKKQVQRLSHDDGVVVTTYEGVHSHPIEKSTDNFENILTQMQIYSR